Sequence from the [Clostridium] scindens genome:
TTTCCGTGGGAATATGGATTTACATAAGATGCCCTTATGGTAAGTTCTTTAGAGAAAAGTTCAAAGGGCTTAACCGGAATCTCACAGTCCGGCTCCGTCAGGCCGAACAGGAGCACCATCCCTCCCTGGCCTGCCAGGCGGATCGCATCCAGCATCGTCTCCGGCCTGCCTACACACTCGATCGCCACATGGATCTTGCCTACATTAAGTTCCTTTAAGGCATCTTCCGGCGCCCCATCCAGAGGATTCACTACATAATCCGCCCCTAATTGAAGCGCCATCTTCCGCTTGCTTTCCATCGGTTCTGAGACGATGACCGTGCCTGCCCCGGCAAGCCTTGCCAGCTGGAGCATAATGCAGCCGATAGGGCCAGCGCCGATCACAAGCACCGTATCTCCCATCTTAATATCTGCCAGCCGGATTCCATGGACGCAGCAGCCAACCGGCTCGCACATTGCCGCTTCCTCATAAGAGGTATCCTCCGGCAGGCAATATACCTGCTTTTCCAGTACCGTGCAATATTCCGCAAAGCCGCCGTCGTAATTCACTCCCGTAGCCTCATAATGCTCGCAGAAATGCGGCGTTCCATTCCTGCAGGGATCGCAGGCCTCGCACATCAGGCTTGGATCAACGGTTACCATATCCCCTGGCTTTACTCTGGTAACCCCTTCGCCCACCTTGCAGACCTCTCCTGCAAATTCGTGCCCCAGAACCACCGGCGGCTGGCATTCTGTGGCACCTTTGGCACCCTCATAGATATGCATATCGGTCCCGCAGATTCCTGCTGCCTTCACATGGATCATGACTTCCTTGAAGCCTGGTTCCTTTACCTCTCTCTCCTCGTAACGGATATCGCCTTTTCCATAAAATACCGCTGCTTTCATACATTTTCCTCCTGACCTGTTCTAATTCATATTCCGTGCTTATGCATTTCCCCACATCCGCTGTCTTTTGAACTCCGATGGCGGATAGCCGCAGATTCTTGAGAAATCCCTGCTGAATACATTAGCGTCGCTGAATCTCAGTATTTCTGCTGTCTCGCTTACCCGCTTTCCTTCTGAGAGCAATTTCTTCGCCTTATTAATCCGCAGATGGATCGCATATTGCTGTGGCGTAATTCCCATATACCTTCGGAACAGCCGTATCATATAGCTGGTCGTATAGGAAACGCTTTTTGCCAATTCCTCATTGGATATAAAGGTGTCCTGGTTTATCATAGCCAGCAGTCTATTGATACGTTCATCCGCCGCAGCGGACTCAGGCAGGCTATCCTCCAGCGCGTCCAGCAATGCCTCTGAAAGAGGTGACAGCAATTTCCCGCGTTCTTCCATGGCTGCCGACAGGACGCACAGAATCTTCTCTTCTATGGATCCGGCCGCGATCGGTACGTCTACTACCTTGAAGGTGATCGGATGATAACAGTCCAGATGCATCCAAAGCACCTGGAACGGATCTTGCGGATTGTGGGTAATGTGATACTTTCGATACATGGGAAATATGTACAGATGATTCTTCATAAGCCTGATCTCGCCGTCTGCGTCATGGTATACCACATCCCCGCCCCTGACATAATATACCTTATGAAAAGTTCCTCCGTCATCATAGGAACACCAGTCCCCGGGACAGGTGTAGTCACCATAAGCCAATACAGATGCCTTCATCTGCCAGCGCCTCCTTCCATAACCTGCAAATATTGATGTATCATTTATCTAAACTATACCACAACTCCTGCGATTGAACATATCATAAGGATACTATTATCTTGCAAAAAGTGACATAACTATAAAATCACAAAAGGCTTCCATCCTCCTTTCTGAAGATGAAAGCCTCTATAACTCTTAACTTTCTGCTTAACTATTTTTCATTGTGCAGCAGTTTGTGTTCTTTGCCCTTAAGAAGCCCGCCATAAAGTGTCTGTATGATCGGATTCTGGTTAGACAGCTTGATCTGGGCCACTGTATCAATCTTGTACAATCCTTCAAGCCTTGCCTTCTTGGTGCGCGGCCCAATCGGCACTGGCTGCCCGCCGCCGATGATGCAGCCTCTCTTGCATGCCATGACTTCCACAAAATCATAGTACAGTTCTCCCGACTGGATCTTGCGCATCACCTCATCGGCACATCTCAGCCCGTTCACCACTGCGATCTTTACTTCCCGGTCGCCCAGTGTCACCGTTGCTTCCTTGATTCCGTCCACTCCCCGCACTCCGGTAAAACTGATATTCTCCAAGTCTTCCTGCCGGCTGCTGCCCACGAGGCGGCGCAGTACCGCTTCCGTCACGCCTCCGGTTACGCCAAAAATGGCTCCGGCTCCTGAGGATAGTCCGAAAGGCATATCCAGCGCCTCCGATGGCATCTCGTTAAGGTCAATCCCCGCTTCCTTTATCATCCGGGTGATCTCCGTAGTGGTCAGCACATAATCTACATCCTGCTCTCCATC
This genomic interval carries:
- a CDS encoding zinc-dependent alcohol dehydrogenase family protein, whose amino-acid sequence is MKAAVFYGKGDIRYEEREVKEPGFKEVMIHVKAAGICGTDMHIYEGAKGATECQPPVVLGHEFAGEVCKVGEGVTRVKPGDMVTVDPSLMCEACDPCRNGTPHFCEHYEATGVNYDGGFAEYCTVLEKQVYCLPEDTSYEEAAMCEPVGCCVHGIRLADIKMGDTVLVIGAGPIGCIMLQLARLAGAGTVIVSEPMESKRKMALQLGADYVVNPLDGAPEDALKELNVGKIHVAIECVGRPETMLDAIRLAGQGGMVLLFGLTEPDCEIPVKPFELFSKELTIRASYVNPYSHGKAADLIAKKKIRLKELISDRYELKDIGKAFSQKQRNGKCIIIP
- a CDS encoding helix-turn-helix domain-containing protein; protein product: MKASVLAYGDYTCPGDWCSYDDGGTFHKVYYVRGGDVVYHDADGEIRLMKNHLYIFPMYRKYHITHNPQDPFQVLWMHLDCYHPITFKVVDVPIAAGSIEEKILCVLSAAMEERGKLLSPLSEALLDALEDSLPESAAADERINRLLAMINQDTFISNEELAKSVSYTTSYMIRLFRRYMGITPQQYAIHLRINKAKKLLSEGKRVSETAEILRFSDANVFSRDFSRICGYPPSEFKRQRMWGNA